One window of Scylla paramamosain isolate STU-SP2022 chromosome 47, ASM3559412v1, whole genome shotgun sequence genomic DNA carries:
- the LOC135094973 gene encoding F-box only protein 7-like, whose amino-acid sequence MKVKVRLSSTRKFILTLEDETLGALKAQIRKFVLEAYQEDVREPLAVSLNGTDALVGGDDTRLASLGVVPGDLLTVLQPSSGKQEPPSAAPPQRPTAPKECPKAKQKTPDPPPATPPAPTPPLASPPAAIPAPAKPCGAEVGGAMKDGEDRWPREPLTEAVDGTAPPVLEELLGQCGPAGLSGALNLVLHLTMLECGFQLDGVPHPPPGWAEAVAVFPYRSTAHHAFRCKLVLMDVGWNKQVMASFPEQAGEVKHSLAMADHLRGPASGHVLAKDLVGVAQLSRQLRDAVLLPLQVAAHQALGVPAPWHLAGLPQELVLAVAALLDYRSVVALASTCRRLQAVLADDRLWRDLYCRDFPGQEDGATPVGGDWRTKYRQAELNRRERERLLKEGHFVVPGVYPHSPFLPTVPGQPMPFHPRPNPFLDPDSPYFQGEVPHMPGVYPDLPDPLGPGGPLGPLHPGRPHQPPFMPGRPRNPRGPRFDFFM is encoded by the exons atgaaggtgaaggtTCGTCTTTCCTCGACTCGAAAATTCATTTTGACGCTCGAGGACGAGACTCTGGGCGCTCTCAAGGCTCAGATCAGGAAGTTCGTCCTTGAAGCTTACCAGGAGGATGTCAG GGAGCCGCTGGCTGTCAGCCTCAACGGCACAGATGCCCTGGTTGGCGGGGATGACACCCGCCTGGCCAGTCTGGGGGTGGTGCCAGGGGACCTGCTGACTGTGCTGCAGCCCAGCTCTGGCAAGCAGGAGCCCCCTTCAGCTGCACCTCCACAGCGTCCCACAGCCCCCAAGGAATGCCCCAAAGCCAAACAGAAGACACCCGACCCACCCCCAGCCACCCCTCCTGCACCCACACCACCCCTGGCCAGCCCTCCTGCAGCCATCCCTGCCCCAGCCAAGCCCTGTGGGGCAGAGGTTGGAGGGGCAATGAAGGATGGGGAGGACAGGTGGCCGAGGGAGCCGCTGACAGAGGCGGTGGACGGGACAGCCCCCCCGGTCTTGGAGGAGCTATTGGGGCAGTGTGGGCCGGCAGGGCTGAGTGGTGCCCTCAACCTGGTGCTGCACCTCACCATGCTGGAGTGTGGCTTCCAGCTGGATGGGGTGCCGCACCCTCCCCCAGGCTGGGCGGAGGCTGTGGCGGTGTTCCCGTACCGCAGCACGGCACACCACGCCTTCCGCTGCAAGCTGGTGCTGATGGACGTGGGCTGGAACAAGCAGGTGATGGCCAGCTTCCCGGAGCAGGCCGGGGAGGTGAAGCACAGCCTGGCCATGGCCGACCACCTCAGGGGCCCTGCCAGTGGCCACGTGCTGGCCAAGGACCTGGTGGGGGTTGCCCAGCTGTCCCGGCAGTTGCGTGATGCTGTGCTGCTGCCGCTGCAGGTGGCGGCCCATCAGGCACTGGGGGTACCGGCACCGTGGCACCTGGCAGGCCTGCCTCAGGAGCTGGTGCTGGCCGTGGCCGCCCTTCTGGACTACAGGAGCGTGGTGGCACTGGCCAGCACCTGTCGGCGCCTGCAGGCTGTTCTGGCCGATGACCGGCTGTGGCGTGACCTGTACTGCAGAGACTTCCCCGGCCAGGAGGATGGGGCCACCCCAGTTGGAGGGGACTGGCGGACCAAGTACAGACAGGCCGAGCTGAACCGCAGGGAGCGAGAACGTCTGCTGAAGGAGGGACACTTTGTGGTGCCCGGCGTGTACCCACACAGCCCCTTCCTGCCCACGGTCCCTGGCCAGCCCATGCCCTTCCATCCACGTCCCAATCCCTTCCTGGACCCAGACAGCCCTTACTTCCAGGGGGAGGTTCCTCATATGCCAGGGGTGTACCCAGACCTGCCTGATCCCTTGGGACCCGGGGGACCCCTGGGGCCACTGCACCCAGGCCGGCCCCACCAGCCACCCTTCATGCCAGGCCGTCCCAGGAATCCTAGGGGGCCCAGGTTTGACTTCTTCATGTGA